The Castanea sativa cultivar Marrone di Chiusa Pesio chromosome 11, ASM4071231v1 genome contains a region encoding:
- the LOC142616459 gene encoding phenylacetaldehyde reductase-like, with product MSREEKVVCVTGASGYIAAWLVKLLLQRGYTVKATVRDTNDPKKTEHLFSLDGAKERLQLFKADLLEEGSFDSAVDECQGVFHTASPVILTASDPQSQLIDPAVKGTLNVLRSCAKVPSIKRVIVTSSMASVMYNKKPLTPDVVIDETWFSDPVACEELKQWYMLAKTLAEEAAWTSAKENGIDLVTINPGFVIGPLIQPTLTSSIEAFLQIIHGTQVFSNGIYRLVDVRDVANAHIQAFEIPAANGRYCLVGGVTHYSELFNILHKFYPSLRLPEKSEDDKPLQPLYKISQDKAKSLGLSFIPIEESIRDTVESFKENGILTV from the exons atGAGTAGAGAAGAGAAGGTGGTGTGCGTGACTGGAGCTTCGGGATACATAGCAGCATGGCTTGtgaagctcctactccaacgtGGGTATACTGTAAAAGCTACAGTTCGTGACACAA ATGATCCCAAGAAAACAGAGCATTTATTTTCACTTGATGGAGCTAAAGAAAGACTTCAGTTATTCAAAGCAGATTTACTAGAAGAAGGATCTTTTGATTCTGCAGTTGATGAATGCCAAGGTGTTTTTCACACTGCATCCCCTGTTATTCTCACGGCCAGTGACCCACAG TCACAGTTAATTGATCCAGCAGTGAAGGGCACACTTAACGTTCTTCGATCATGTGCAAAAGTTCCTTCAATCAAGAGAGTGATTGTAACATCTTCCATGGCTTCAGTTATGTACAACAAAAAACCCCTGACTCCTGATGTGGTTATTGATGAGACTTGGTTTTCAGATCCAGTTGCTTGTGAGGAGTTGAAG CAATGGTATATGCTTGCAAAGACTTTGGCTGAGGAGGCTGCTTGGACATCTGCTAAAGAAAATGGCATTGACTTGGTAACAATAAATCCAGGCTTTGTAATTGGTCCACTCATACAGCCAACTCTTACTTCTAGTATTGAGGCGTTTCTGCAGATCATACATG GAACCCAAGTTTTCTCTAATGGAATATATAGACTTGTTGATGTTAGAGATGTTGCAAATGCACATATTCAAGCATTTGAGATTCCTGCTGCTAATGGGAGATATTGTTTAGTTGGAGGAGTAACACACTATTCCGaactttttaatatattgcacAAATTTTACCCCAGTTTGCGCCTACCTGAAAA AAGTGAAGATGACAAGCCTTTGCAACCATTATACAAGATATCCCAAGACAAGGCCAAAAGTTTGGGTCTTAGCTTCATTCCTATAGAAGAGAGTATTAGGGACACTGTTGAAAGCTTTAAGGAGAATGGCATCCTCACTGTCTGA